The following proteins come from a genomic window of Pocillopora verrucosa isolate sample1 chromosome 6, ASM3666991v2, whole genome shotgun sequence:
- the LOC131768620 gene encoding G-protein coupled receptor 83-like — protein MKPDTELIVMTVLYAITMIVAFTGNGFLIYIVWKKPEVRSLTSFMFVNMAIADLLVTLVVMPWSISIIYTEGLWIIPGVFGKVMCKGIVYTAFVTITASVLCLTFMAIDRYYAIVHPLRRHLWFRKPKLTVPFIWIGSLVFMSIFLVVQTVEDHNSQCMLSVYILGDPDRALRGIYLLLFVVNYLISLVVISFLYSITAWNLWFHVAPGVTTFRGNRVQLETSKKRVVRMLIIVTCAFALCWLPPQVVHMMNVIHASQTYLHIQPIVSFVCFWFGHANSAVNPWLYIFLSTKINMAFTRIVSRKSSQLPSSLAIKTSDAVLSPEDEAIQKESRI, from the coding sequence ATGAAACCAGATACCGAGTTGATTGTTATGACAGTCCTCTACGCCATCACCATGATCGTAGCGTTTACAGGGAATGGTTTTCTCATCTACATCGTGTGGAAGAAACCTGAAGTCAGATCACTGACAAGCTTCATGTTCGTCAACATGGCCATCGCCGATTTGCTGGTAACGTTGGTTGTGATGCCTTGGTCGATTTCCATAATATATACAGAAGGTTTGTGGATAATCCCGGGAGTATTTGGAAAAGTCATGTGCAAAGGTATTGTATACACTGCCTTTGTCACTATAACAGCATCCGTCCTCTGCCTGACATTCATGGCCATTGACAGGTACTATGCCATCGTTCATCCCCTCCGCCGCCATCTTTGGTTTCGAAAGCCTAAACTAACCGTTCCATTTATTTGGATCGGTTCACTGGTCTTCATGTCCATTTTCCTTGTTGTTCAAACCGTGGAGGACCACAATTCCCAATGCATGCTATCTGTTTACATCTTGGGTGATCCAGATAGGGCTCTTCGAGGAATATACCTCCTCCTTTTCGTCGTCAACTATCTCATTTCCTTGGTCGTTATTTCTTTCCTGTATTCCATTACTGCATGGAATTTATGGTTCCATGTTGCACCTGGAGTGACTACTTTTAGAGGAAATCGAGTGCAACTCGAAACCTCCAAGAAAAGAGTGGTTCGGATGCTCATTATTGTTACCTGTGCCTTTGCCCTTTGTTGGCTCCCACCACAAGTGGTCCACATGATGAACGTCATTCACGCATCACAGACTTACCTACATATACAGCCGATTGTCAGCTTTGTGTGTTTCTGGTTTGGACACGCTAACAGTGCCGTTAACCCATGGCTGTACATTTTTCTGAGCACCAAGATAAATATGGCATTTACTAGGATCGTCAGTAGAAAAAGCAGCCAGTTGCCTTCAAGTCTCGCCATTAAAACATCAGATGCCGTCTTATCACCTGAAGATGAAGCAATCCAGAAAGAATCAAGAATATAA